TCCCCGTTTCAGGCGGGCGAAGAGGGGGCCTTCGGGAATACCGAGACTCCTGGCTTTCTCGGCGTCGAAATGGCCGGGTCTGTCATCGAACGAGATGACGAAGCCGAAGGAGACAATGGAGTGGGAAAGGGCGACGACATCGATCTTGAATCCTTCGTACCGCAGGAGTGTGCCTTCAGAAATCTCGAAAATCTTCAGATCGAAGGGGAGGTTGAGCTGCGAAAGATGCATCACGTTTTCCAGCAGTTCCCGCAAGCCTGGAGGCCCGTAGATCTCAAGGGCAGATTCACAGCGCTGCATTCCTTTGGAGGCCAAAAGTCCGCAAAGACCGTAGACATGGTCACCGTGCAAGTGGGTGATGAAAATCCTGGAGAGGTGATAGGCGCTCAGTGATGTGTTCATGATTCGGTGCTGCGTTCCCTCCCCGCAGTCAAAAAGCATCCACTCTTTGCTGTTTTCAAGCTGCAGAGCCAGCGCCGAGACATTGCGTGTTCGTGTCGGCACACCCGCCGAGGTACCAAGAAACGTTATCGTGTGCATGCAACTCCTTCATTGATAGGGGGGTGGTCCCCGCATTTTCCTCTCACTCCGCATCCTTTGCTATTTCGTCCATCACGCTCGCCGCCTCCCTGAGTCGCTCTTTGTCGAAGTGGGTATAGATGCGTGAAGTGTCGAGACTGGCATGACCAAGCGCCTCCTGGACCAGTACCAGGTCTTTCTTCTTGAGGTAGAGCATCGTGGCGAATGTGTGCCGAAGCATGTGGGCGCCGTTTTTTTCCTTGCGAATTCCCGCCTGCATCAGGATCTTCTCGACGATACGGCTCACGTAGGCCTGGGTGAGGAGAGTGCCCTTTTTGTTGCAGAAGAGCAGGTCCCCATCGCACTTGCGAAGAAGGAGCCACTCCTGGAGATATTTTTTAATATGAGACTGTTTGATCATGACGACACGCGCTTTGTTGCCCTTGCCGACGATACGGATGAGATAGACCTCGCCTTCGGGGATCAGGTCTTTGGTTTTAAGCTGCAGGGCCTCTCCGACACGGATGCCGGTAAAGAGTATCAGTTTGATAAGCATCCGGTTTCTGGCGGCAACGGCGCGTTGAAAGGGGTGGGTTTCGATCGCTTCGATGAATCGCTCGACTTCGGCTTCTTGCATGTAGGCCGGAAGTTTGGTACCGCTTTTGCCCCCCAGGCCGCCCCAGTTCTTGAGTTCTATGCCGAAATGGTGCGCCGAACCGTCTTTTTCGGCATTCTGTTTGTCGATATAACCGAAAAAGTTGATCATGGCGATACGGTAGTTCTTTTTCGTCGCGTCCGACAGTCCCGCCGTGGCGGAGGCCAGAAAGTCGCTGAGAAGCTCTTCGTCTATCTCCTTCATACTCGCCGGTCCCATGGCTGCCAGGTAACCGTAGAGCTTCTCCAGGGGCTTGTAATAGGTGTTGATACCGATCAGCCCCGCATTTCGGGCTTCCTTTGAAAGACGCGAGAGCGTTTCGATGGAATCGACGCCGCGTCGCAATCGGCCGATGATACGTGCCAGTGCCTGAGAATCTTTCACCTGACGGTTGGAGAGAGAGTTGAGTTTGGAGTGCATGTACCGACTCATCCAAAAGAGCAGAGTACGCTCGAAACGATCTTCGCAGTCAAGAGGATAGCGCATACAAATCCTTAGCAGGCGGACAGCGGGACGCTCACTCTGTTCGCTTGGCAAGTTTGGAATAAACACAGATTTCTGTGTCATTGTACCCGCCAAAGGCGTGGAGCGATTGTCCCGCTCGCCGTTTTGTAAAAAGTATTGAAAACTATAATTTTCAAACTATATTCTATCGACTCTCCCATTAAGAAATCCTTGCGAAATGTTATATGAACAGTCGTTAATGCTTGCATTCAAGAGATATTAACGATTGTTCATGTATTATTATTGAAAAAGAACGCCCGTTCATGTGATTATGAACAATCGTTAATGCCAATGGATCCCCAAATCAAGGAGTTTCTGACAATGCCTAAACAGACGAACACCAAGCAGAAAATCATCGAAGCGGCGATCGATCTGATTGCAAAATTTGGATACAGAGGCGCTTCGGTACGCAAAATCGCGAAAGAAGTGGGAATCAGAGAGAGTGCGATCTACAACCATTTCAAAAACAAAGAGGAGATTCTCAAACAGATCATCGCCGAGATATTCGTCACCCCTTTTGAATTCAAAGATATCGAAGAGAAAGCGAAAAGAGGCAAATCGTTTTTACGGGAATTCGTGGTGGCTTACAAGCTGATCGCTTTCGACAAAAAGAAGGAGAAGCTGTTTCGTGTGCTTGTGATCGAACTCTTTCAGAACCGGGCTTTGAGGGAGAGTTTTATCCAGGAGTTTCACCAGAAGGATATCCAGCAGATTTCCCAGGCTTTTTTTATCATGATGCAAAACGGCATGATCCGCTCCGGCGATCCGATGTTCATGGCTCAGGAGTTTCTCGCTCCCCTCTTCTACATACGTCTGCAGGTTTCGCTTTTGCGAATCGATGCCAAACCGACGACATCGGTCTCAACGCAGTTTGAGAAACATGTCGACTTCTTCTGGGAATCGGTGGCGCAGTGAAGGGAACGGCCAGCGGCCTTTTGGCAGAGAATCCGGCGGCGCATAGAACGCGGGATTTCAATGCGGTATCAGGCGTATACGATGTAGCGGATGGAGGCTGCCTGGAGTTTTGAGAGATTCTCTTCATGAACTCCGGTGATGATAAGCTCGATATCGAGACTTCCCAAAAGTGTCAAGAGTGCATTTTTGGAAGCGGTATCAAGATCGAGGAAGGAGTTTTCGCTCATTTTGACATAGGCGGGTGCACTGTATTTAAGATAGCTGTACTCCCCTCTTTCGGCACTGAAACGGCTGATACCGAAACGGACGCCGTACTCCTTGAGTGTCATGGAGACATGTTCTACAACAATCGGTTCGAGAGCCAGTATGTCGTGTTCCGAAATTTCGACGTAGAGTTTTCCCCTGTGGTTTTCCGCTATCTCTTTGACCGTATCTTCGAAAATGAAGAGCTTGTCGCTTTCTTGAAGCATATCGGCGATCATTTCGAAAGCGATCGTCTCCTCTTTGAAACGGTGTTTTTTCATATAGTCGAATTCGAAGTTCAGAAGATCCTGCTCCAATCCAAGTTCCACAACGGCGGGAACGTATTCGCCGTATCGGATGGTTCGGCCCTCGTGGATGATATCGAACGAAAGGATGTGGCTCGCCTCTTTTTGCTGTTTGAGATCGACAACCGGAGTCATAACTGGCTTGAGGTGTCCCTCCCTGAGGGCTTTTGTTATGATTTCCCGCCACTCTGTCTTTCCCGCCGCGGGCCGGTTTTCGTCCGATTCAAAGACCACGATGCGGTCCTCGTTGTACATTGCCGCATCGGTGAGCGCCGAATCGACACAGCTTAGAAGCTTGCTCATGGGCA
This genomic interval from Hydrogenimonas urashimensis contains the following:
- the rnz gene encoding ribonuclease Z, with the translated sequence MHTITFLGTSAGVPTRTRNVSALALQLENSKEWMLFDCGEGTQHRIMNTSLSAYHLSRIFITHLHGDHVYGLCGLLASKGMQRCESALEIYGPPGLRELLENVMHLSQLNLPFDLKIFEISEGTLLRYEGFKIDVVALSHSIVSFGFVISFDDRPGHFDAEKARSLGIPEGPLFARLKRGESITLPDGSTIEGSTLVGPPTRGKRIVIGGDNDAPLLFAPYAPFDLMIHEATYTQADFDRLPRKFLHTTAKQLSLAAEQMGVDHLILNHISPRYDKNDRISELLDEAKRYFSGKVDIAYDFMQIGV
- a CDS encoding tyrosine-type recombinase/integrase, yielding MRYPLDCEDRFERTLLFWMSRYMHSKLNSLSNRQVKDSQALARIIGRLRRGVDSIETLSRLSKEARNAGLIGINTYYKPLEKLYGYLAAMGPASMKEIDEELLSDFLASATAGLSDATKKNYRIAMINFFGYIDKQNAEKDGSAHHFGIELKNWGGLGGKSGTKLPAYMQEAEVERFIEAIETHPFQRAVAARNRMLIKLILFTGIRVGEALQLKTKDLIPEGEVYLIRIVGKGNKARVVMIKQSHIKKYLQEWLLLRKCDGDLLFCNKKGTLLTQAYVSRIVEKILMQAGIRKEKNGAHMLRHTFATMLYLKKKDLVLVQEALGHASLDTSRIYTHFDKERLREAASVMDEIAKDAE
- a CDS encoding TetR/AcrR family transcriptional regulator; the encoded protein is MPKQTNTKQKIIEAAIDLIAKFGYRGASVRKIAKEVGIRESAIYNHFKNKEEILKQIIAEIFVTPFEFKDIEEKAKRGKSFLREFVVAYKLIAFDKKKEKLFRVLVIELFQNRALRESFIQEFHQKDIQQISQAFFIMMQNGMIRSGDPMFMAQEFLAPLFYIRLQVSLLRIDAKPTTSVSTQFEKHVDFFWESVAQ